The following proteins come from a genomic window of Aequorivita marisscotiae:
- a CDS encoding FkbM family methyltransferase produces the protein MKKIIDRLRLRYAMINKHPLTKSSPYKAMYRYIYFNISQIFLKKPRLFNWINDLKFYAEKGDAGLVGNIYYKLMDYEDSMFLIHHLKKNDLFIDVGANLGHYTLLASGVCNANVFAIEPIKSALKKLINNVEINDLSNKVKIFNCGISDKNEVLNFTTNRTTMNSVSLTEDENTIKIDVKTLDELLKNENPTFIKIDVEGYEYKVLKGALNTLNKASLKYLLVEFNNSGEKFNLKDEDVFNLIMSYNFVPVQYNVDLKLINVINSYNKDKFNTLFIRKSAL, from the coding sequence TTGAAAAAAATAATTGATAGATTACGCTTAAGGTATGCGATGATAAATAAGCATCCCCTAACTAAATCTTCGCCATACAAAGCAATGTATAGATATATATATTTTAATATATCCCAAATATTTTTAAAAAAACCAAGACTTTTTAACTGGATAAACGATCTAAAGTTTTATGCGGAGAAAGGAGACGCGGGATTAGTTGGTAATATTTATTACAAACTAATGGATTATGAAGATTCTATGTTTTTAATTCATCATTTAAAAAAAAATGATTTATTTATTGATGTTGGAGCCAATTTAGGACACTACACTCTACTGGCCAGTGGGGTTTGCAATGCAAACGTTTTTGCAATAGAACCCATTAAAAGCGCATTAAAGAAATTAATAAACAATGTAGAAATAAATGATTTATCTAATAAAGTGAAGATATTTAATTGCGGTATTAGCGATAAGAATGAAGTGCTTAACTTCACAACGAATAGAACAACTATGAATAGTGTGTCTCTTACTGAAGACGAGAATACTATAAAAATTGACGTTAAAACTTTAGATGAATTATTAAAAAATGAAAACCCAACATTTATAAAAATTGATGTTGAAGGTTATGAATACAAAGTGCTAAAAGGAGCTTTAAATACCTTAAATAAAGCTTCTCTTAAATATTTATTAGTAGAGTTTAATAATTCTGGAGAGAAGTTTAATTTAAAGGATGAAGACGTTTTTAATTTAATAATGAGTTACAATTTTGTGCCAGTGCAATATAATGTTGACTTGAAATTAATAAATGTTATAAATAGTTACAATAAAGACAAGTTTAACACATTGTTTATTCGAAAAAGCGCTTTATAG
- a CDS encoding glycosyltransferase family 2 protein gives MIFIIHQNNRVLKVLDNKQNKIAFNRKKSIADTLFNLATQFPNNLIIWCNRDYFDYINLKALPDIFHHRGILASFSFSDNNFLPNQIGYVDLSIYIKINKKVCYPTWLLSGDVGGVHAEVLNAISKDFNTYSNFHYFLNALAKTAMHQGLFCYSHPNLLLGKPNTVNQVKQASTFVLFQFVKEHYKWNWVYILFTAFIIFEKKFPIIPLLKSLFYKKIEYDFDFTKIPFQTSRNIIDKREIDVIIPTIGRKVYLYDVLKDLSRQTLLPKNVIIVEQNPIKNSVSELNYLYNEKWPFNIKHRFINKMGVCNARNIAIDLVESEWVFFGDDDIRFNKLLVEKAFINIKNLGVRAINFTCLQPLEEQTYFKIAQTPIFGSGSSVVKSELFKNIKFDLSYEYGYREDSDFGMQIRWLGEDVIFIPDLIITHLKAPVGGFRKKPASPWKSEKQLPKPSPTVMLFNLKYFTKQQKLGYKLMLFVKNYKSQSIKNPINYVKNMRKGWCVSLTWAEKINYNGVEKNN, from the coding sequence ATGATTTTCATAATCCACCAAAATAATAGGGTGCTAAAGGTGCTTGATAATAAGCAAAATAAAATTGCTTTTAATAGAAAAAAGTCAATAGCCGATACGTTATTTAATTTAGCAACACAATTTCCAAATAATTTAATTATATGGTGTAATAGAGATTATTTTGATTACATCAATTTAAAGGCGTTGCCCGATATTTTCCATCATAGGGGAATTTTAGCTTCATTTAGCTTTTCTGACAATAATTTTCTTCCGAATCAAATTGGTTACGTAGACTTATCAATTTATATAAAAATAAATAAGAAAGTTTGTTATCCAACTTGGTTGCTAAGCGGTGATGTTGGGGGAGTTCATGCAGAAGTCTTAAATGCTATTTCAAAAGATTTTAACACGTATTCCAATTTTCATTATTTTTTAAATGCATTAGCAAAAACCGCAATGCATCAAGGTTTATTTTGCTATTCACACCCTAATTTATTATTGGGCAAGCCAAATACTGTAAATCAAGTAAAACAAGCATCAACCTTTGTTTTGTTTCAATTTGTAAAAGAACATTATAAGTGGAATTGGGTTTATATATTATTTACAGCTTTTATAATTTTTGAAAAGAAATTTCCGATTATTCCACTTTTAAAAAGCTTATTCTATAAAAAGATAGAGTACGATTTTGATTTTACTAAAATTCCTTTTCAAACTTCAAGAAATATTATTGATAAAAGAGAAATTGATGTTATAATACCAACCATAGGAAGAAAGGTATATTTATACGATGTTTTAAAAGATTTATCTCGACAAACATTATTGCCAAAAAATGTGATTATAGTTGAACAAAATCCAATTAAAAACTCTGTCTCAGAGCTCAATTATTTATATAATGAAAAATGGCCTTTCAACATTAAACATAGATTCATCAATAAAATGGGAGTGTGCAATGCTAGAAATATTGCTATTGATTTAGTTGAAAGCGAATGGGTGTTTTTTGGTGATGATGATATTAGATTTAATAAATTGTTAGTTGAGAAAGCCTTTATAAATATTAAAAATTTAGGAGTAAGAGCGATTAATTTTACGTGTTTACAACCCTTAGAAGAGCAAACATATTTTAAAATAGCACAAACACCAATTTTTGGTTCTGGATCAAGCGTAGTAAAATCTGAATTATTTAAAAATATTAAATTCGATTTAAGTTATGAGTATGGATATAGGGAAGATTCAGATTTTGGAATGCAGATAAGATGGTTAGGAGAGGATGTTATTTTTATTCCAGATTTAATTATTACACATTTAAAAGCGCCAGTTGGTGGTTTTAGGAAAAAGCCTGCAAGCCCATGGAAATCTGAAAAACAATTGCCTAAGCCATCGCCAACGGTTATGTTGTTTAACCTCAAATACTTTACGAAACAACAAAAATTGGGTTATAAATTGATGTTATTTGTAAAAAATTATAAATCTCAATCCATAAAAAATCCAATTAACTATGTTAAAAATATGCGCAAAGGATGGTGTGTTAGTTTAACTTGGGCTGAAAAAATAAATTATAATGGGGTTGAAAAAAATAATTGA
- a CDS encoding glycosyltransferase family 4 protein: MESNPRHTELSVGFITPEYPHPKVQHAAGIGTSIKNLALALVKKNVSVTVFVYHQNENNIIVDEGVEIHLVKKKKYKLFTWFFYRLNIQNYVNSIIEGKNIKILEAPDWTGITAFMRFKIPLVIRLHGSDAYFCKLENRNQKFKNFLFEKLALMGGGAYIAPTNYAGLITSKIFSLNKQKIKTIHNGLQLDSFENDTPQFYNKNTILYIGTIIRKKGVLELAQIFNMVVEANPEAQLIIIGDDSSDIKTGNASTYSLMKGLFSAKAKAQSIYLGKIPYADVIEHIKNAHICVFPSFAETLGMVTIESMALNKPVVNTNIGWANELIDDGVNGFLVHPLRIDDYATRIIELLNDEKLCMEIGKAARKKVETLFDIEKTVDINIAFYKSIVV, encoded by the coding sequence ATGGAAAGCAATCCACGACATACTGAGCTAAGCGTTGGTTTTATAACCCCCGAGTATCCACATCCTAAAGTTCAACATGCAGCAGGAATAGGTACTAGTATCAAAAATCTCGCTCTAGCTTTAGTTAAAAAAAATGTTTCAGTTACAGTTTTCGTCTATCATCAAAATGAAAATAACATTATTGTGGACGAAGGTGTAGAAATCCATCTTGTAAAAAAGAAAAAGTATAAACTTTTTACTTGGTTTTTTTACAGACTAAACATACAGAATTACGTAAATAGTATAATTGAAGGAAAAAATATAAAGATTTTAGAAGCTCCAGATTGGACGGGAATAACTGCTTTTATGCGTTTTAAAATTCCTTTAGTAATTAGACTTCACGGAAGCGACGCTTACTTTTGCAAACTTGAAAATAGAAATCAAAAATTTAAAAATTTTTTATTTGAAAAGCTAGCCCTTATGGGGGGGGGGGCATATATAGCACCTACTAATTATGCAGGTCTTATAACAAGCAAGATTTTTAGCTTAAACAAACAAAAGATTAAAACAATTCATAACGGATTACAATTAGATAGCTTTGAGAATGATACGCCACAATTTTATAATAAAAATACCATATTGTATATAGGTACTATTATAAGAAAGAAAGGCGTTTTAGAACTTGCTCAAATATTCAATATGGTAGTTGAAGCGAATCCGGAAGCGCAATTAATTATTATCGGTGATGATTCCTCAGATATTAAAACAGGTAATGCGTCAACTTATAGTTTAATGAAGGGGCTGTTTTCTGCCAAGGCCAAAGCACAATCTATTTATTTGGGAAAGATTCCTTACGCTGATGTAATAGAGCATATTAAAAACGCCCATATATGTGTTTTCCCATCCTTTGCCGAAACCTTAGGAATGGTTACTATTGAGTCTATGGCATTGAATAAACCAGTCGTAAATACCAACATAGGTTGGGCCAATGAATTAATTGATGATGGTGTAAATGGATTTTTGGTGCATCCATTAAGAATAGATGATTATGCAACAAGAATTATTGAATTGCTTAATGATGAAAAGTTGTGTATGGAAATTGGGAAAGCAGCTAGAAAAAAAGTGGAAACACTTTTTGATATTGAAAAAACCGTCGATATAAATATTGCGTTTTATAAAAGTATTGTGGTATGA
- a CDS encoding CDP-glycerol glycerophosphotransferase family protein, translated as MNKKKVFVFFPDGVGLRNFAFTDFKNVGEQNGFDIIYWNNTIFSLKDNLDFNEVKIEDHSVHPLLPIYSRARKRVELNISQKKFKDDVYATYKFPFKYRGLKNILKSLYTKLLIWLYSSEKGIVKLRKKINKLERSTSKYHYCKAQLNKHKPDLIFCTTQRATQSISALLAAKDLGIPTVAFVYSWDNIPKAMQVVETDYYFVWSDLMKAQVLQYYPFVKEEQIFVTGTPQFEPHYNLNLKQSRAAFFETYNLDVNKKYICYSGDDETTSPLDQFYLEDLAKAVSSLNSKGANLGIIYRKCPVDFTSRYNAVIETHKDIIEVLDPIWKQVGNQWNEVLPTPEDFKLLYNVCEHSEFVTNVCSSTVFDFVIHNKPCIYYNYEQPQLRKGIRDIGQNYKYVHFRSMPSQQAAIFCTNKNDLEDLITQILEGQLSNVDEGRKWFKIVAGNTPTMASTNIWKAIHDILS; from the coding sequence TTGAACAAGAAAAAAGTATTTGTTTTTTTTCCAGATGGCGTTGGTTTAAGAAATTTTGCTTTTACCGATTTTAAAAATGTTGGTGAACAAAATGGCTTTGATATTATCTATTGGAACAATACCATTTTTTCATTAAAAGACAATTTAGACTTTAATGAAGTTAAAATAGAAGACCATTCGGTACATCCTCTTTTACCAATATATTCAAGAGCAAGAAAGCGAGTAGAACTTAATATATCGCAAAAAAAATTTAAGGATGATGTGTATGCTACGTACAAGTTTCCTTTTAAATATAGAGGTTTAAAAAACATTCTAAAAAGTCTATATACTAAGCTACTAATTTGGTTGTATTCTTCAGAAAAAGGTATAGTAAAACTTAGAAAAAAAATTAATAAACTTGAACGATCTACCTCTAAATATCACTATTGTAAAGCACAATTAAATAAACATAAACCTGACCTAATATTTTGTACAACACAACGTGCCACACAATCTATTAGTGCACTTTTAGCAGCAAAAGATTTGGGAATCCCAACAGTTGCATTTGTTTATTCTTGGGATAATATCCCAAAAGCCATGCAGGTTGTGGAGACCGATTATTATTTTGTGTGGAGTGATTTAATGAAAGCTCAGGTGTTGCAATATTATCCGTTTGTGAAAGAAGAACAGATTTTTGTAACTGGCACGCCACAGTTTGAACCGCATTACAATTTGAATTTAAAACAGAGTAGAGCAGCTTTTTTTGAAACCTATAATTTAGATGTTAATAAAAAATACATCTGTTATTCGGGAGATGATGAAACCACGTCGCCTTTAGATCAATTTTATTTAGAAGATTTAGCGAAGGCTGTTAGTAGTTTAAATAGTAAAGGGGCAAATCTGGGTATTATATATAGAAAATGCCCAGTAGATTTTACTTCAAGATATAATGCGGTAATTGAAACACATAAAGATATTATTGAAGTTTTAGATCCCATTTGGAAACAAGTTGGGAATCAATGGAATGAAGTGTTACCAACTCCAGAAGATTTTAAATTGCTCTACAATGTTTGCGAACATAGCGAATTTGTAACAAATGTGTGTTCTTCAACTGTTTTCGATTTTGTTATCCATAACAAGCCTTGCATTTATTATAATTATGAACAACCACAATTAAGAAAGGGAATTCGTGATATTGGGCAGAATTATAAATACGTTCATTTTAGAAGCATGCCTAGTCAGCAAGCTGCTATATTTTGTACAAATAAAAATGATTTGGAAGATTTAATAACACAAATTTTAGAAGGACAATTATCTAATGTAGATGAAGGAAGAAAATGGTTTAAAATTGTAGCTGGTAACACTCCAACTATGGCGTCAACAAATATATGGAAAGCAATCCACGACATACTGAGCTAA